The nucleotide sequence tttcaatcagttttttttttgttattcaatGTACAGAAAGCTTTTGATAGGTTGGTAAAGATttgtaggtatcaattttttgcggCTGACACTATTCTTCCGTGAACATTAATTTTCCAAGATAAACTGTGCTTGTGATTTTATAGATTGCTACAACTAAAGAAGTGAAGTAGTTGGTAGGGGGAGAACAAAACTCAAAatcttgaatttcaattttaacgcGTTGGGTTTCATTCAAAGTAGGTGTGATTTATTTCGAGAAGCCTGGATTTatcattgaaatcaaaaacataTATGCCTCGTGTAATTTGACACACGAGGTCCAATCGATGCGGGGATACACAACAAACCCTCTAGATAGTGTCCTGACCTATCTACTTGAAGTGGTTCCTGATCCTGAGATAtaagtaatttaattaaaatattgcGGTATAGTACCCTAATTTAATGAGAGTTACTCAGGATAGCCTCGTGATTAATTCCATGAGTCAAGTTTTTTCGGAGCATCCCTCTGTACTACTTCCGAATCGCCAAAAGTTTTCCTTTGAAATGAGTGTATTTTCATCTAAGAAGACAAAAAAAGCTACCTACTTAAACGAACTGTTACAGCTCTCCCAATCAACTTTCGCAGAGACTATGGAACAGCAAAGGACCACCGGCACCTATCTCATTTATTAGGCTCAAGAGGCTTACGTATTGTTGAGGGGGtttttcgattgttttaaataattgtaaaacaTGACCAGTTTCCATAATTTAATTTGGATTCACATTAGAGAAATTTAGGTATAACGTATAATCGAAgacatattttttggaaacattcGAAGGAGTTGGACTTTGATgcaattcaataatttttttcaccatcgcTCTTAAAACTCTGTACTTCTTGTGATGTTTCATTTTATCGTTGTATagtacaaagaaaaaaaaacactcaggAAAAGAAAACGAAGTCATTGCAAactaaaattataataaatcagAAACAATAttagtccaaaaaaaaaatttcactttatttGTACAACAAAACCTATAAATAACGATGTAAACGCATCTTAACAAAATATAcacgattaaattttcaatttttaaatatttttacaagaacacaataattttataatgaaaaaactcTTCGTATCAAAATGATTCATCTTTAAaataagaaatacaaaaaaaaaacaaaacgcgaattcgaaaaataaatcaaaaaattattttttcttcttagaAGTTGTCTGGCTTGGCTCCGCTTTGGACATCTGATTCCTAGTTAATCGTCCACGTTTCGTTGGCGCAGAAATTGTACTGCTCTGttacagagagaaaaaaagatcgaattaaattaatatttctCCAATTCACAAGGTAAACAGCACGTAGAAAAACATACATACCTCGGAACCACTTCTCTTATCATCGCTTCGAGTAGCCATTCTTTTTCTGCTGCTGACCGAACTGCCTGTCATTGTGCTTACATCCGAAACAGACGATTCTTTATCGGAAACATCTTCGCTACATTCCGATTGTGTCTTTCTTCTCGTTCTACTTCGATTCGAAGCTTTCGACAACGTGCTTTCGGCGGAAGAGTGAAACGAATCTTCGGCTACGTTTTTCGTCGGAGTAGGTAATTGAAACGAAAGCTGGCTTTCATCATCTGATGGTATGACTGCCAAAGGTTTGAAGTTCGGTCTCACCGAAGACCTACGTAATTCCATACTAGTATAGGTTCGTCTATTGCGTAGAGACCGTCTGGATGCGCTAGATGCTCTACTGCTGTTCGATTCTGCTACGCTGCTGATAGATTTAGCCGGCGAAGGTGGTTCTTCGGAGCTGATACTGTCTTCATTTGGTAGAGGTGAAAATCGACCGCTTAAACGTTTAGAAAATCTGATCGGTTGTACGTTTGGTTTATCTTTTTTCGGCGTTGTTTTTCGACTGACTAAGATCGGTTTTATCGGGGCTTTCGATGTAGTTGGCTCGTCGGCTGCTTTCTCATCTTCTTCTACGCATAAACTGTATTCGGAATCGATTTCTTCGATTTCTTCCAGCTTTTCGACACCTTTGCTGGGTAAAACTGAAGATTTACTGTGAACAGAAATATCGACAGATTAAATTTTAGTGAAACTGAACAAAACTTGGTTAAAATATCTTTGATATAACTTGTTAATTTCTATAAGCCTgctgtacctacattttataaaatattgaccgaccaataaaaaaatataacttaCGGTTGAGCAGCGAATCCATATTCCAAATACAATTTCTGCGATCTTGTCAATCGTCTGCTGCtcgcatatttttcaatttcagctgAAGTTTCTCCGGGAGGCTTATTTTTagcctgagaaaaaaaattagatgattaacatatttttttttcaaacgaagcaaaaaatcaaaaattatacgCTTAAGATTTTTATTTACGTACTTTATTCAACACTAGTGGTGTACTGCTGACAAATCGACCCAGACGTTTACTCTCCGATGGAGTAGGTGTTGATTGTAATACAGCTTCGTTCAAATCCGATTTACGTCTAACGTTTCGCTTATGTACTTCTTTTCTGGCACCGGATTCGGAGACCGAACTCAACTTATCATCTTCGTCGAAGTCGACCTCACTTCTAGCCGATCTTTTGCGTTTAACCGCCGTACCACGTTCTTTACCAGGTTCCGAAGCCGAATACCTCGGTTTAAAAGTTTTACTAACGGTTTCAGCGACGATTGGTTTTTGAGGCGAGATCAATTCTTCATCTGATACGATAACTTCGAGCATTGGCGGTGCTACAGATTTTCTACGCCTAGATCTATTCGAATTAACCGATGATCCGCTGGCAACGGTCACGTTACTGATGACAGATTCGGCCACACTGCTACCGGATTTCACAGACATGGCATCGTCGAAATCGGGATTCTCTTCAAGAGCTTCCGGTATACAATCGATACTCCTGCGTTTCGCTATTCTTACCGACCTGCGACGTGTGGACGACGACTCTTCGGGAGTATTTTCTTGAGGAGCTGGTGTTACACTGCTAGACGCAGAACCGATTTCTAATTGAACATCTTCATGTTCGGGAGGAGATGGGGTTACCTGTTGACCAGTGGTATTGGGCGTCTGCTCTGGATTAGCGCAACTCTCTAGCAGACCCGACGATTCGGATACTTTAATGCTCACAACCGGACTAGGAAGGTTCACTTTACTAGGCGAAAATACTTGAACGTCTTTTTTGTCTTCTACAACTTCGGATTGCGAATTTTTCTCGTCTCGTGGTTCGATAATCACGCTCGTTTGATTCGCGGTCGGCGTAACGGTGTTATTTTGCTCATTACCGGTCTGAGAAGTTTGAGAGACTTCTTGAGACATTTGCACGATACTCACATCGACGCTGATATCTTTCTCAGACATGAGTTCTGAAACGCGAGTCGATTTTTCGCCCGTTTCCATCGTACTGGTTTGCGATTCGTCGGCGAAgaccgatttttgaaaatgagtcgTATTTATCACTACCGGCGATTCTTCCGTGTACGATACAGTTTGGGGAACTTCATCGGAGGTTGCATCGACTTGAACGTCTGAATCGTCGTATCCGTCGTCCGACGAATACATCTCGTTTCGTACCTTTTCAATGATGTGGACGTTGCATTCGGGTAAACTAGTACGTAAGAAATTATGTTCTTTGACCGAAGTACACTTCACGTTAACTGGGCTTCCTTCGGTGGTGCTGAATTTCGTGACGTTTTGCACACTGTGATCTTCGTTATTGTCGGTTTTCGTATCAGGAAGTTGTTCGCCAGAAGACTCTGATGTTTCGTTGCTGCCTTGAGGTTCCTGCTGGTCTTCAATCTCgcatttattttcacttttgtcGCCGGTACTGGAATCGTCCACAACTACTTCATTTCCGATCGATGTAAccgaattttctccaaaataaaAGACCAACGAAGATGCATCTTCGGGATCGTCTGATTTGGTGCCCGTAACATTGGGAGTATTAACGGCGGAACAATTCGAATCGATGGTTTGACTAATGATTTCTATCGATCGATTTTCATCTTCGTTACCCGACTTAATATCTGACAGGTTGACTGTTTCTTCGAGGATTGACTGAGTTGCATCGTACACTTCACATATGGAAACCGAAGCATCTACTATTTGAGAATCATTCGCAACGAGCACACTATTCGATTCCGATACGTTTATAGTAGATTCGTTCACCGAATACATCTCTTTAGCGTAAGTTTCATTTACAACGGGTATATTTTCGATATCAGCATCAGCTCGCGCATTGCTTTCGGAAGCTTTACTTTCTTCGGCGGCTGCAATGGTGGAAACgatgtttttcaattcttcgTAATTGATTTGCGACGACGGTTCGGTTAAGCAATCGAACTGTTCGTAGTCGACGATGATGTTTTTATGCTCGGCGGTATTTTCTTGAACTTCCTCTTCCTCTTCTACCATTTCTTCATTGTCATTTTCGTATTCTTCTTCCTCTGCTTCCTCGCTACTATCGTCAACGTAaatgttttcttcttcttcggcgATTGATTGCTCTTCGACTTCTGACTCTTCTTCATTGACGATACTTTCGTTTTCATCCGAGTACGAGCATTCGCTTTCGTACGTGCTTTCGGATAATTGCTCTTCATCAACGACTTCTTCTCTATCTGAAGAAGGCTGTTCTCTTAAAGACATAGAAGACTGAATCACCGGCACCGTGTTATCGTCGATAATTTCGATATCGCTGTCTTCAGCCGACGATTCAACAACTTGCGTAATATTTCTGTCGTCAGTAACAGCTTCTTCTTCATTTTGCGATTTCGCGTCATCGTCCTCGTTCGAATACTCTGATTCTTCGTCACTAACTATTTTATCGCTTTCCGTATCGTACTCTTGTTCGTAATCGAGCGTTTGCGCATCATCTACATTCTGGTTTTGATCTTCGATGAAATTTTCCGCAGATTTGCTTTCTTCCGAGACATTTATGTCGTAATTTTCCGAGCATATACTGGCGTACGCTTTCTGATAGAAATCTTCGTCAAAATGAGAACCTCTTGTCGTCGTAATTACGCCCAATGGTACGCTCATTTCGGTTTCCACTGGCAAGCTTTCCGCATCAGTGTTCAATTCGACAGGGTTTTGCGTATCGTAACTAACACGATCGACTTCCATATTTTCTGGTTGAATTGGTTGTGATATGGCACTTTCATTGGAGTAAACGTCGATGGACTGAGTAAGGTTTATCGTTATTGAAGTATTTTGTGGTTCGACTAGCGACATATTTGGTGTTTCTTCGTCGCTCATACATTCCATAAAAAGTCTTTTCGATTTGGTAGCCGGGTCTTCTTCGACTTTAGACTCATCGAGCATAAAACTAATCACGTTTTCGTTCTCGTGCTCGCTCTCCAGACTATAATACGACTCATCTTTTTCAGTAGCTTCATGCGATGTGGTACTTTCATTTGTTTGAACGCTCgtatcaattctgaaaaaatttaacgattGTGTTAGCACATTTTTCGAACATCAACCCAGTCAGTTTCATTGTGA is from Planococcus citri chromosome 1, ihPlaCitr1.1, whole genome shotgun sequence and encodes:
- the Elys gene encoding protein ELYS isoform X2; the protein is MNHSETRGTVVEVVDIKNGGQTINALKRNEDPTFTVGGILSDFELAWLHHGAYLKVINISDGTVQSAWDFSAIIRDNKAEITSVIEYEINEQGNRAHSKEAQQCLIVSYTSTRDSNKASFISFCHPRTSKILHTITSKEKITCLSLITTKKNHSSPLTGIVKMMSGALAIGTKSGNLLIMDIKGYDLINEIFNCSRKPGVCDLLQNRVSCMLILDLKQYNENDIKDKICKVDDDNYHVAISIPVTERKDCNSYDLEISCLMYIPQGLTLAVGFRSGVFQLWDVSTLKRLYRSSSLSHPTPVVKFGFQEPCNDPQSFCYLWVLHESRGSDACLPFAVMYGILYKKVITTQDYGRCYKTFMHCKKRFDMDVDMERSSNGRCITCSVVSNTPSNMLRHINTNEDPSKINLFVMVFETWENVSDVSSHITLVVFDMNQWYKAQMPHQCYNGYAVPFINFVLLDRVSERKSTILDMRIKKDSIQQFLTFNLSEEYSYPSSLSFDTVFLTNTKLIHLRVPGIQRCIIEQIVAEGPSGLIKPSKYFTDCKEVGLRPCFSDNYGQVIVPSQIQQRNYILTILLEHKMSNFLVRCVNEWADGSRAVSGCTLPNLIQWAWDCVTRIKQLTDTICIPLFDYSGDDLDRENYQKLKHCCQLLQLIRDLLSYTWKHFKHFLLDFKRLNHQVETLHLVTKYFDVIIWCLDVGLLPEKVTSTSDRCIPTYMLNLMQFAEQRREELKAVAMKDKYFLTDESTLYIIDSILDNELGGRSLRLQWERESYGMTNGFYPPVTLQSLLRMFLMSNVSTEAKHFIMMYFLLDVCDYHRDEEMKEQLLSFSIIFFPDSKFLSLVEACWLIDHEKFEEAADIILTDSVMSLLRKNKNLYETILKSCVCQKQYALALKCERIIKLSASFKNESFHITLLLLNELIMEAYSTLRKISFEDSKMLQNFFKVCDELGFLKEVFRLPLLPEEETEFLSYLDNCINKDAGDLKVMYLLSRGRYVEAVDINHNMGTKVPKFAIVGKDTQKQDSGGRTTTRDLLVNAFSKTLPNVTNDLINFCRKERDKIYRHKHIAKPTPLSVVVHTDTEKSIPVYKSSFESVMQAAICKTAETWSNFPRIDKRNKNVSFTQNTPFLRSDLMTPKQKRCNISFRSASKDKAPEEKKDPDEPPSKRVKRNLDISLNNVTKEADDTLESAPLEVTRILRTPHVQKRLNKLLQNTPESSPLTSILKSSEMSRFKQPQKVGFSVPERQRNTPNQRIVNVGENATTPVPEERVNSEEPRAKKSLAKDFDKSNEILVEVQIENRIDTSVQTNESTTSHEATEKDESYYSLESEHENENVISFMLDESKVEEDPATKSKRLFMECMSDEETPNMSLVEPQNTSITINLTQSIDVYSNESAISQPIQPENMEVDRVSYDTQNPVELNTDAESLPVETEMSVPLGVITTTRGSHFDEDFYQKAYASICSENYDINVSEESKSAENFIEDQNQNVDDAQTLDYEQEYDTESDKIVSDEESEYSNEDDDAKSQNEEEAVTDDRNITQVVESSAEDSDIEIIDDNTVPVIQSSMSLREQPSSDREEVVDEEQLSESTYESECSYSDENESIVNEEESEVEEQSIAEEEENIYVDDSSEEAEEEEYENDNEEMVEEEEEVQENTAEHKNIIVDYEQFDCLTEPSSQINYEELKNIVSTIAAAEESKASESNARADADIENIPVVNETYAKEMYSVNESTINVSESNSVLVANDSQIVDASVSICEVYDATQSILEETVNLSDIKSGNEDENRSIEIISQTIDSNCSAVNTPNVTGTKSDDPEDASSLVFYFGENSVTSIGNEVVVDDSSTGDKSENKCEIEDQQEPQGSNETSESSGEQLPDTKTDNNEDHSVQNVTKFSTTEGSPVNVKCTSVKEHNFLRTSLPECNVHIIEKVRNEMYSSDDGYDDSDVQVDATSDEVPQTVSYTEESPVVINTTHFQKSVFADESQTSTMETGEKSTRVSELMSEKDISVDVSIVQMSQEVSQTSQTGNEQNNTVTPTANQTSVIIEPRDEKNSQSEVVEDKKDVQVFSPSKVNLPSPVVSIKVSESSGLLESCANPEQTPNTTGQQVTPSPPEHEDVQLEIGSASSSVTPAPQENTPEESSSTRRRSVRIAKRRSIDCIPEALEENPDFDDAMSVKSGSSVAESVISNVTVASGSSVNSNRSRRRKSVAPPMLEVIVSDEELISPQKPIVAETVSKTFKPRYSASEPGKERGTAVKRKRSARSEVDFDEDDKLSSVSESGARKEVHKRNVRRKSDLNEAVLQSTPTPSESKRLGRFVSSTPLVLNKAKNKPPGETSAEIEKYASSRRLTRSQKLYLEYGFAAQPKSSVLPSKGVEKLEEIEEIDSEYSLCVEEDEKAADEPTTSKAPIKPILVSRKTTPKKDKPNVQPIRFSKRLSGRFSPLPNEDSISSEEPPSPAKSISSVAESNSSRASSASRRSLRNRRTYTSMELRRSSVRPNFKPLAVIPSDDESQLSFQLPTPTKNVAEDSFHSSAESTLSKASNRSRTRRKTQSECSEDVSDKESSVSDVSTMTGSSVSSRKRMATRSDDKRSGSESSTISAPTKRGRLTRNQMSKAEPSQTTSKKKK
- the Elys gene encoding protein ELYS isoform X1, whose translation is MNHSETRGTVVEVVDIKNGGQTINALKRNEDPTFTVGGILSDFELAWLHHGAYLKVINISDGTVQSAWDFSAIIRDNKAEITSVIEYEINEQGNRAHSKEAQQCLIVSYTSTRDSNKASFISFCHPRTSKILHTITSKEKITCLSLITTKKNHSSPLTGIVKMMSGALAIGTKSGNLLIMDIKGYDLINEIFNCSRKPGVCDLLQNRVSCMLILDLKQYNENDIKDKICKVDDDNYHVAISIPVTERKDCNSYDLEISCLMYIPQGLTLAVGFRSGVFQLWDVSTLKRLYRSSSLSHPTPVVKFGFQEPCNDPQSFCYLWVLHESRGSDACLPFAVMYGILYKKVITTQDYGRCYKTFMHCKKRFDMDVDMERSSNGRCITCSVVSNTPSNMLRHINTNEEDPSKINLFVMVFETWENVSDVSSHITLVVFDMNQWYKAQMPHQCYNGYAVPFINFVLLDRVSERKSTILDMRIKKDSIQQFLTFNLSEEYSYPSSLSFDTVFLTNTKLIHLRVPGIQRCIIEQIVAEGPSGLIKPSKYFTDCKEVGLRPCFSDNYGQVIVPSQIQQRNYILTILLEHKMSNFLVRCVNEWADGSRAVSGCTLPNLIQWAWDCVTRIKQLTDTICIPLFDYSGDDLDRENYQKLKHCCQLLQLIRDLLSYTWKHFKHFLLDFKRLNHQVETLHLVTKYFDVIIWCLDVGLLPEKVTSTSDRCIPTYMLNLMQFAEQRREELKAVAMKDKYFLTDESTLYIIDSILDNELGGRSLRLQWERESYGMTNGFYPPVTLQSLLRMFLMSNVSTEAKHFIMMYFLLDVCDYHRDEEMKEQLLSFSIIFFPDSKFLSLVEACWLIDHEKFEEAADIILTDSVMSLLRKNKNLYETILKSCVCQKQYALALKCERIIKLSASFKNESFHITLLLLNELIMEAYSTLRKISFEDSKMLQNFFKVCDELGFLKEVFRLPLLPEEETEFLSYLDNCINKDAGDLKVMYLLSRGRYVEAVDINHNMGTKVPKFAIVGKDTQKQDSGGRTTTRDLLVNAFSKTLPNVTNDLINFCRKERDKIYRHKHIAKPTPLSVVVHTDTEKSIPVYKSSFESVMQAAICKTAETWSNFPRIDKRNKNVSFTQNTPFLRSDLMTPKQKRCNISFRSASKDKAPEEKKDPDEPPSKRVKRNLDISLNNVTKEADDTLESAPLEVTRILRTPHVQKRLNKLLQNTPESSPLTSILKSSEMSRFKQPQKVGFSVPERQRNTPNQRIVNVGENATTPVPEERVNSEEPRAKKSLAKDFDKSNEILVEVQIENRIDTSVQTNESTTSHEATEKDESYYSLESEHENENVISFMLDESKVEEDPATKSKRLFMECMSDEETPNMSLVEPQNTSITINLTQSIDVYSNESAISQPIQPENMEVDRVSYDTQNPVELNTDAESLPVETEMSVPLGVITTTRGSHFDEDFYQKAYASICSENYDINVSEESKSAENFIEDQNQNVDDAQTLDYEQEYDTESDKIVSDEESEYSNEDDDAKSQNEEEAVTDDRNITQVVESSAEDSDIEIIDDNTVPVIQSSMSLREQPSSDREEVVDEEQLSESTYESECSYSDENESIVNEEESEVEEQSIAEEEENIYVDDSSEEAEEEEYENDNEEMVEEEEEVQENTAEHKNIIVDYEQFDCLTEPSSQINYEELKNIVSTIAAAEESKASESNARADADIENIPVVNETYAKEMYSVNESTINVSESNSVLVANDSQIVDASVSICEVYDATQSILEETVNLSDIKSGNEDENRSIEIISQTIDSNCSAVNTPNVTGTKSDDPEDASSLVFYFGENSVTSIGNEVVVDDSSTGDKSENKCEIEDQQEPQGSNETSESSGEQLPDTKTDNNEDHSVQNVTKFSTTEGSPVNVKCTSVKEHNFLRTSLPECNVHIIEKVRNEMYSSDDGYDDSDVQVDATSDEVPQTVSYTEESPVVINTTHFQKSVFADESQTSTMETGEKSTRVSELMSEKDISVDVSIVQMSQEVSQTSQTGNEQNNTVTPTANQTSVIIEPRDEKNSQSEVVEDKKDVQVFSPSKVNLPSPVVSIKVSESSGLLESCANPEQTPNTTGQQVTPSPPEHEDVQLEIGSASSSVTPAPQENTPEESSSTRRRSVRIAKRRSIDCIPEALEENPDFDDAMSVKSGSSVAESVISNVTVASGSSVNSNRSRRRKSVAPPMLEVIVSDEELISPQKPIVAETVSKTFKPRYSASEPGKERGTAVKRKRSARSEVDFDEDDKLSSVSESGARKEVHKRNVRRKSDLNEAVLQSTPTPSESKRLGRFVSSTPLVLNKAKNKPPGETSAEIEKYASSRRLTRSQKLYLEYGFAAQPKSSVLPSKGVEKLEEIEEIDSEYSLCVEEDEKAADEPTTSKAPIKPILVSRKTTPKKDKPNVQPIRFSKRLSGRFSPLPNEDSISSEEPPSPAKSISSVAESNSSRASSASRRSLRNRRTYTSMELRRSSVRPNFKPLAVIPSDDESQLSFQLPTPTKNVAEDSFHSSAESTLSKASNRSRTRRKTQSECSEDVSDKESSVSDVSTMTGSSVSSRKRMATRSDDKRSGSESSTISAPTKRGRLTRNQMSKAEPSQTTSKKKK
- the Elys gene encoding protein ELYS isoform X3, yielding MNHSETRGTVVEVVDIKNGGQTINALKRNEDPTFTVGGILSDFELAWLHHGAYLKVINISDGTVQSAWDFSAIIRDNKAEITSVIEYEINEQGNRAHSKEAQQCLIVSYTSTRDSNKASFISFCHPRTSKILHTITSKEKITCLSLITTKKNHSSPLTGIVKMMSGALAIGTKSGNLLIMDIKEIFNCSRKPGVCDLLQNRVSCMLILDLKQYNENDIKDKICKVDDDNYHVAISIPVTERKDCNSYDLEISCLMYIPQGLTLAVGFRSGVFQLWDVSTLKRLYRSSSLSHPTPVVKFGFQEPCNDPQSFCYLWVLHESRGSDACLPFAVMYGILYKKVITTQDYGRCYKTFMHCKKRFDMDVDMERSSNGRCITCSVVSNTPSNMLRHINTNEEDPSKINLFVMVFETWENVSDVSSHITLVVFDMNQWYKAQMPHQCYNGYAVPFINFVLLDRVSERKSTILDMRIKKDSIQQFLTFNLSEEYSYPSSLSFDTVFLTNTKLIHLRVPGIQRCIIEQIVAEGPSGLIKPSKYFTDCKEVGLRPCFSDNYGQVIVPSQIQQRNYILTILLEHKMSNFLVRCVNEWADGSRAVSGCTLPNLIQWAWDCVTRIKQLTDTICIPLFDYSGDDLDRENYQKLKHCCQLLQLIRDLLSYTWKHFKHFLLDFKRLNHQVETLHLVTKYFDVIIWCLDVGLLPEKVTSTSDRCIPTYMLNLMQFAEQRREELKAVAMKDKYFLTDESTLYIIDSILDNELGGRSLRLQWERESYGMTNGFYPPVTLQSLLRMFLMSNVSTEAKHFIMMYFLLDVCDYHRDEEMKEQLLSFSIIFFPDSKFLSLVEACWLIDHEKFEEAADIILTDSVMSLLRKNKNLYETILKSCVCQKQYALALKCERIIKLSASFKNESFHITLLLLNELIMEAYSTLRKISFEDSKMLQNFFKVCDELGFLKEVFRLPLLPEEETEFLSYLDNCINKDAGDLKVMYLLSRGRYVEAVDINHNMGTKVPKFAIVGKDTQKQDSGGRTTTRDLLVNAFSKTLPNVTNDLINFCRKERDKIYRHKHIAKPTPLSVVVHTDTEKSIPVYKSSFESVMQAAICKTAETWSNFPRIDKRNKNVSFTQNTPFLRSDLMTPKQKRCNISFRSASKDKAPEEKKDPDEPPSKRVKRNLDISLNNVTKEADDTLESAPLEVTRILRTPHVQKRLNKLLQNTPESSPLTSILKSSEMSRFKQPQKVGFSVPERQRNTPNQRIVNVGENATTPVPEERVNSEEPRAKKSLAKDFDKSNEILVEVQIENRIDTSVQTNESTTSHEATEKDESYYSLESEHENENVISFMLDESKVEEDPATKSKRLFMECMSDEETPNMSLVEPQNTSITINLTQSIDVYSNESAISQPIQPENMEVDRVSYDTQNPVELNTDAESLPVETEMSVPLGVITTTRGSHFDEDFYQKAYASICSENYDINVSEESKSAENFIEDQNQNVDDAQTLDYEQEYDTESDKIVSDEESEYSNEDDDAKSQNEEEAVTDDRNITQVVESSAEDSDIEIIDDNTVPVIQSSMSLREQPSSDREEVVDEEQLSESTYESECSYSDENESIVNEEESEVEEQSIAEEEENIYVDDSSEEAEEEEYENDNEEMVEEEEEVQENTAEHKNIIVDYEQFDCLTEPSSQINYEELKNIVSTIAAAEESKASESNARADADIENIPVVNETYAKEMYSVNESTINVSESNSVLVANDSQIVDASVSICEVYDATQSILEETVNLSDIKSGNEDENRSIEIISQTIDSNCSAVNTPNVTGTKSDDPEDASSLVFYFGENSVTSIGNEVVVDDSSTGDKSENKCEIEDQQEPQGSNETSESSGEQLPDTKTDNNEDHSVQNVTKFSTTEGSPVNVKCTSVKEHNFLRTSLPECNVHIIEKVRNEMYSSDDGYDDSDVQVDATSDEVPQTVSYTEESPVVINTTHFQKSVFADESQTSTMETGEKSTRVSELMSEKDISVDVSIVQMSQEVSQTSQTGNEQNNTVTPTANQTSVIIEPRDEKNSQSEVVEDKKDVQVFSPSKVNLPSPVVSIKVSESSGLLESCANPEQTPNTTGQQVTPSPPEHEDVQLEIGSASSSVTPAPQENTPEESSSTRRRSVRIAKRRSIDCIPEALEENPDFDDAMSVKSGSSVAESVISNVTVASGSSVNSNRSRRRKSVAPPMLEVIVSDEELISPQKPIVAETVSKTFKPRYSASEPGKERGTAVKRKRSARSEVDFDEDDKLSSVSESGARKEVHKRNVRRKSDLNEAVLQSTPTPSESKRLGRFVSSTPLVLNKAKNKPPGETSAEIEKYASSRRLTRSQKLYLEYGFAAQPKSSVLPSKGVEKLEEIEEIDSEYSLCVEEDEKAADEPTTSKAPIKPILVSRKTTPKKDKPNVQPIRFSKRLSGRFSPLPNEDSISSEEPPSPAKSISSVAESNSSRASSASRRSLRNRRTYTSMELRRSSVRPNFKPLAVIPSDDESQLSFQLPTPTKNVAEDSFHSSAESTLSKASNRSRTRRKTQSECSEDVSDKESSVSDVSTMTGSSVSSRKRMATRSDDKRSGSESSTISAPTKRGRLTRNQMSKAEPSQTTSKKKK